One part of the Glycine soja cultivar W05 chromosome 11, ASM419377v2, whole genome shotgun sequence genome encodes these proteins:
- the LOC114373459 gene encoding long chain acyl-CoA synthetase 2-like, producing the protein MQIWVYGNSFESFLVAVVVPERKAIEDWAKEHNLTDDFKSLCDNLKARKHILDELNNTGQKHQLRGFELLKSIHLEPNPFDIERDLITPTFKLKRPQLLKYYKDHIDQLYKEAKGAMV; encoded by the exons ATGCAGATTTGGGTGTATGGAAACAGCTTTGAGTCATTCTTGGTGGCTGTTGTGGTCCCTGAAAGAAAAGCCATTGAGGATTGGGCAAAAGAGCACAATTTGACTGATGATTTTAAATCTTTATGTGATAATCTTAAAGCAAGAAAACACATTTTGGATGAGCTCAACAACACTGGTCAGAAACACcaa CTTAGAGGATTTGAGCTGCTAAAATCCATTCATCTGGAACCAAATCCCTTCGACATAGAAAGAGATTTAATAACTCCAACATTCAAATTGAAGAGACCACAATTGCTCAAGTACTACAAG GATCATATTGATCAACTATACAAGGAAGCAAAGGGAGCAATGGTGTAA